Genomic segment of Panthera leo isolate Ple1 chromosome B2, P.leo_Ple1_pat1.1, whole genome shotgun sequence:
gcctatgttcatttgttttgtttcttaaattctacatatgagtgaaatcatatggtatttgtcttgctctgtttttaatttaagggagcgtgcacgcacgtgtgcacacaccaGACAGAACTGGACTTCAGTTCTGACTGTGTCATTCACTAACTGTGTAGacttgagcaagtttcttaacaTGTATgtctatgcttcagtttcctcatgtgtaagaCAGCAACAATAGTATATGTCATATGGACATGTTATGAGAATAAATTCATACATACAGAATATTCAGAATAGCGCTTAGTTGATAGAAGGTTctcaaatgttagctatttttctttctttcggcACACAcctattaagcacctactatatacCAGGCCTATGCTAGGTACACAATGGTGAGCTGAGGTTCTGGCCCTGTAGGAAGGACAGGACATAAACCATAAACATTTCGATGAAACCACAATTTGAGAAGCACCACTAGGAAGAAAATTAGACTATATGACAGACTTTATATGGCTAGACGGACCAGGAAAAAAGTGTCTCCAAGGATACAGCATTTACTCCAAGTCCTGAACAGTAATTAGGAACTAATGATACAAGGGGGTAGAGGATGTAAAAGCAGCAAGACATAAGGGATTGCATTGGTCTTTGGCTTaccctttacattttctttaacaaaaggAAGATTGTGCCATATATACTATTCTGCAACAGCTCTCCATATCAATGCATTGTATTCCTCTGTGACAGCTGTATAGTATGGAAGTACCACAACTCAATCAACCCATTCCGGGTAGACAGCtatttgtttccaatttggggctattGAAAGTAAAACCACAAACCTCTTTGCACATACATCTTTACCTGTGGCACTGATTCGTACATTTCTGTAAGCTGGGTCAAAGGAGTCTATGATTTAGTcagaaaaaaccaaaactatgTTCGTTTcgcaaagaaggaaaaaaatgttattgatgCCTGCGCTGCCCTCTTTCTAGTACTTTAAACTTAAGGCACtggtcatttatttcttctgtagctCTCCCACTGTGCCCAGCCCTCAAATACTTGTCAAAGAGGTTCCAGAGCCCTGCATATCTCCGCCCCCTACAGAATGGGTACCTACCTCAGGTCATTCTTGAGTTCCACGACCACATCCTTGCCCACGAGGGACTTGAAAAAGGAATAGAAGAGCTATTGGGCGAGAGGGGGAAAACCGTCATATGGGAAGGCACACAGTAGGGAAGAGTGCTCCTTTGCCAGTATCCCCAAATACTGGTATTGGGATCCCCACCACATCTCTGGCAAGTTCTCAAAACTTCACGGGAAAGAATACTCTGATAGGGACGACCGCCTGAAGCGCAAAAGATTCTGCACCCTTCACTGAGCCCCTGGCTGAAAGCCCCAGAGAGACACTCTGCCCTGCACTCCTCGGGCTCTCCGGGTGCGTCTCTCAGTCGCCCACCTCTCCTGGGGCCCTGCCCACTCGCCCCAGTGAACAGAATTGTAAAAGTATCCCATTCGCACCCTCCCAAAGCCTCCTGAGGTCTCGCTTTTTCCCTCCCCTTGTTTCCAACTCTCTCCcgcgtttgttttgtttccctcataagtttaaaaaaaaaaaaagaaagaaaagaaggaaaatccccATTTGCTCCCAGGTGTCTTCCCCCGCACCCCAGAATTTGAGGCGTGAGAACTAAGGATGGGGGCAAGACCCCTGGGCCCAACTCCGACCCGGCCGGTCAAAGCCTAGACGCCACCCCGACTACTATCCGCCGGCACGCCCGCGCTCCGCCCGGGCGCCCCTTGTGACGTCACGGTACCTACCATGGTGCTCAAGCCGCTGCCGGCCGGGCCGGGAAAACGAGAGCCGTGAACCGCGGGACTGGGGCCGGACCGCAACCGAGACGCTAGCCCGCGCGTGGGAATGGGGGGGGTCGCGCAGGCGCCACGAGAAGCTCGGAGGAAGCTCCGAGCAAGCACTACGGCACGCGGCAGGGTCGCACCGCCGGGAGCGCTAGCAGGGGAGAGCCGAGGGGGCGCTTGAGCCGGGAAAGGGGCGGGTCTTCCTGCCTTTCCACTTCCTCCCGAGTGGCGGGCTTCCAAACACGCAGGCGCGGGCCCCAGCTGTTTGAAGAGGTACACCGCCTCTTAGAGGTTTTTTTCACTGACAGTGCCATCCACAGCACGATTGCTCACACCTTACATTCTGCTGACAACTGTGGAGGAATTTGCGAAAACTCCTGATTTGTACACTTTTCTATATCTGTCACACTTGgataaaaactttagaaaataacatGGTGCAGAATCCCCGAAATCAGGAGCCTGAGCACTCCTTTTGATTCTATCAAAGGCTCCCAGTAACATATTTCTCCCAAGGACCCAATCTCAGTCCATATTTCTCAGACCCTTTTGCCTGTAAAGGACTGAGTAAAACCAAACAGAAACTTGCTCAGGGCTAGAAATTCCCATTGTAACATTTCACTTAAAACACAAAGGGACACAAGGGCTGTTACACATACTTCTATGCTCCTGTCCCCAAGGGTTTTATAAATATGGGATATGACACAataggtgaaaatattttttaacaagacTACAAATCCTCCATTTCTCATCTTGCACAAAAGTACCCATTTGTCAGCACTTCGTTGTAGAAATGTTTTCTGCATGTAAAAGATGTAATAATCGACTCTGAATACACAGATGTTGGATCTTCTGACCCCACTATAAGTATCATAAGGACATCAAGCAGaagtttgtgtcccccccccccccccccagctgaacCCTAAGCACCTAAACCACTCTATCACTGAGTACAAGCATAGCAACTGCTCTACCTGGAGCTAAAGGAGGCTGATGATCAAAAGTTATTTTCCTgcttcagggacgcctgggtgtctcagttggttaagcatctgacttttgatttcagctcaagacatgatctcacagttcctgggttcgcaccctgcataaggctctgcgCTAAtggcacagtgtggagcctacttgggattctctctcttctctctctctctgcctctccctgtggtCGCTCACTCtcagagtgaataaataaataaactttacaaaaagcCATTTTCCCACTTAAAACAATTATCTCATGAAAATTCAAATACTTTCCACTTATCAGTTTAATGATTCACAATGAGCTCACAATCAgaccacacacactctctcttcattgattcttcttttcctattttcaagGTACAGTAACAGTCTAAAGATACCAGAAGAGGGACACCTATCTAGCTCAGcaggaagaacatgtgactcttcatcttggggtcatgagttcaagcttcacgtTGGAGGTAAAGATGACCTAAAtgcacttaaatatatttta
This window contains:
- the LSM2 gene encoding U6 snRNA-associated Sm-like protein LSm2, producing MLFSKVFIQAVYLFKQLGPAPACLEARHSGGSGKAGRPAPFPAQAPPRLSPASAPGGATLPRAVVLARSFLRASRGACATPPIPTRGLASRLRSGPSPAVHGSRFPGPAGSGLSTMLFYSFFKSLVGKDVVVELKNDLSICGTLHSVDQYLNIKLTDISVTDPEKYPHMLSVKNCFIRGSVVRYVQLPADEVDTQLLQDAARKEALQQKQ